One window of Mastacembelus armatus chromosome 20, fMasArm1.2, whole genome shotgun sequence genomic DNA carries:
- the spice1 gene encoding spindle and centriole-associated protein 1 isoform X1, whose translation MSFVRVGRPQQHSKAKRSVRPNKASAPRREWVSTVNDLSVHKLTPAELNHRHEIHKSHNKAAAQWEMREKVLKRRFRHAGSPAPLDQSSLRIIKEVFSDQLLLQDVLARSDRAMAVVKDLFGDAPRRQTGHPSVTMAPNCHSDSELPVLQRPDPPTQLSLLSQSMMDQQALNELEASGEDHSEEDSYSCGSSENHVIRRANIRKMKARSGARVIQQQKVDRPNYHQAERDNIPVTPCTSGRAPDQTALNASVAVQRVRSKQNQSGETIEEPSVSHVLNPDQSGMFSSRTGRTKKCVSQGSVFNGSSVASLSGDQSTLGLLQTMLGQVEADLDSLSSDTMPGSTLRPEHQRTQGLTGFSVALVSTLGRLVHLLKQRDEEAQKDAQERRKLQAELKEQRGLINALTAETMTLREEATTLQEVLQQQTAELEQKLDTVVLVMGGLGLLEEHTDPSQDSNVKAAVCQSAPASEQKQASVSPAVLLSPPRQTDNWQHIPAAQPGPLYHQLSPTDNLHPFEDLTASASSLTSSPLTSLPSTSLTADLLRSQCPPETMLAEIAQLSQQNNLIRAQLNQAMGLASGAGGSTSGSSEERRLSSYSTGRITPQSVGEKRTPGSSSTGRQSQNIQAADRNQVTPKATSSNALSVSSMEQRLLELNRQSAAARGRLLELIEQQKQSVSIEVSPSVSSIAPSAFSPHTADRGGSPEVSMLLPVQDHQRQCARSEVSSPRFGGEARDGRTQMDKQRDGWFSLSAHMR comes from the exons ATGTCGTTTGTGAGAGTGGGGCGTCCACAGCaacacagcaaagcaaaaaGGTCTGTTCGCCCCAACAAGGCCTCAGCTCCCCGAAGAGAGTGGGTG AGCACTGTCAATGATCTGTCTGTGCACAAGCTGACACCTGCAGAGCTG AATCACCGGCATGAGATTCATAAATCTCATAACAAAGCTGCTGCTCAGTGGGAGATGAGAGAGAAGGTCCTGAAACGACGTTTCAGACATGCAGGAAGTCCAGCACCTCTGGATCAATCCAGCCTCCGCATCATCAAAgag GTTTTCTctgaccagctgctgctgcaggatgtGCTGGCCCGCTCTGACAGAGCCATGGCTGTGGTCAAGGACCTATTTGGAGATGCTCCACGGAGACAGACAG GACATCCTAGTGTAACCATGGCTCCAAACTGTCACTCTGATTCAGAATTGCCTGTACTCCAGAGACCAGACCCTCCAACTCAGCTGTCACTGCTCAGCCAGTCGATGATGGACCAGCAG GCTCTCAATGAACTAGAAGCTTCAGGGGAGGACCACAGTGAAGAAGATTCCTATTCTTGTGGCAGTTCAGAGAATCATGTAATTCGAAG GGCCAACATCCGAAAAATGAAGGCAAGGTCTGGGGCCAGAGTGATACAGCAACAGAAAGTCGACCGTCCCAACTATCACCAGGCAGAGAGAGATAATATTCCTGTTACCCCCTGCACATCAGGCAGAGCTCCAGATCAGACAG CTTTGAATGCTTCAGTGGCTGTTCAGCGTGTTCGGTCCAAACAGAACCAGTCAGGGGAAACTATAGAGGAACCTTCAGTTTCTCATGTCCTGAATCCTGACCAGTCAG GAATGTTCAGTAGTCGTACTGGCAGGACCAAGAAGTGTGTTTCTCAGGGTTCAGTGTTCAATGGATCCTCTGTTGCCTCTCTTAGCGGGGACCAGTCCACTCTGGGCCTTCTGCAGACCATGTTGGGTCAGGTGGAGGCAGACTTGGATAGTCTAAGTTCTGACACAATGCCAGGCTCCACTCTGAGACCAGAGCATCAGAGAACCCAAGGTCTAACTGGATTCTCTGTCGCCTTGGTCTCCACGCTTGGACGTTTAGTGCATCTCCTCAAACAG AGGGATGAGGAAGCTCAGAAAGATGCTCAGGAGAGGAGAAAACTGCAGGCGGAGCTGAAAGAGCAGCGAGGGCTGATAAATGCTCTCACTGCTGAGACTATGACTCTGAGAGAAGAGGCTACAACTCTGCAG GAAGTGttgcagcagcagacagcagagcTGGAGCAGAAGTTGGACACAGTAGTGCTGGTGATGGGAGGACTTGGACTGCTGGAGGAACACACTGACCCATCCCAAGACTCTAATGTCAAAGCTGCAG TTTGTCAGTCTGCACCTGCTTCTGAGCAAAAACAAgcttctgtctctcctgctgtcCTGCTCTCCCCGCCTCGGCAGACAGACAACTGGCAACATATTCCTG CTGCTCAGCCCGGACCACTGTACCATCAACTATCTCCTACAGATAACCTGCATCCCTTTGAGGACCTCACAGCCTCAGCCTCAAGCCTCACCAGCTCACCTCTCACTAGCCTGCCCTCCACTTCTCTGACTGCAGATCTTCTCCGCTCACAGTGTCCTCCAGAGACCATGCTGGCTGAAATCGCTCAGCTGAGCCAACAGAACAACCTGATTAGGGCCCAGCTCAACCAGGCTATGGGACTGGCATCAGGAGCAGGTGGCTCAACTAGTGGTAGCAGCGAAGAGAGAAGGTTGAGCTCCTATAGCACAGGAAGAATTACACCTCAGAGTGTTGGAGAGAAAAGGACGCCAGGGTCCAGCAGCACAGGCAGACAGAGTCAGAACATCCAAGCTGCTGACAGAAACCAAGTGACTCCTAAG gCAACATCTTCTAATGCCCTTAGTGTGAGCAGTATGGAGCAGCGCCTCCTTGAGCTCAACAGGCAGAGTGCAGCTGCAAGGGGTCGACTGCTGGAGCTTATTGAACAGCAGAAGCAAAGTGTTTCAATAGAagtttctccctctgtctcttccaTCGCTCCTTCTGCCTTCAGCCCACATACAGCAG ATAGAGGAGGAAGTCCGGAGGTGTCCATGCTGCTGCCTGTGCAAGACCATCAGAGACA ATGTGCTCGGTCTGAAGTATCTTCTCCAAGGTTTGGAGGAGAAGCCAGGGATGGCAGAACGCag ATGGACAAGCAGAGAGATGGGTGGTTTTCCTTGTCTGCTCATATGAGATGA
- the spice1 gene encoding spindle and centriole-associated protein 1 isoform X2, protein MSFVRVGRPQQHSKAKRSVRPNKASAPRREWVSTVNDLSVHKLTPAELNHRHEIHKSHNKAAAQWEMREKVLKRRFRHAGSPAPLDQSSLRIIKEVFSDQLLLQDVLARSDRAMAVVKDLFGDAPRRQTGHPSVTMAPNCHSDSELPVLQRPDPPTQLSLLSQSMMDQQALNELEASGEDHSEEDSYSCGSSENHVIRRANIRKMKARSGARVIQQQKVDRPNYHQAERDNIPVTPCTSGRAPDQTALNASVAVQRVRSKQNQSGETIEEPSVSHVLNPDQSGMFSSRTGRTKKCVSQGSVFNGSSVASLSGDQSTLGLLQTMLGQVEADLDSLSSDTMPGSTLRPEHQRTQGLTGFSVALVSTLGRLVHLLKQRDEEAQKDAQERRKLQAELKEQRGLINALTAETMTLREEATTLQEVLQQQTAELEQKLDTVVLVMGGLGLLEEHTDPSQDSNVKAAVCQSAPASEQKQASVSPAVLLSPPRQTDNWQHIPDNLHPFEDLTASASSLTSSPLTSLPSTSLTADLLRSQCPPETMLAEIAQLSQQNNLIRAQLNQAMGLASGAGGSTSGSSEERRLSSYSTGRITPQSVGEKRTPGSSSTGRQSQNIQAADRNQVTPKATSSNALSVSSMEQRLLELNRQSAAARGRLLELIEQQKQSVSIEVSPSVSSIAPSAFSPHTADRGGSPEVSMLLPVQDHQRQCARSEVSSPRFGGEARDGRTQQMDKQRDGWFSLSAHMR, encoded by the exons ATGTCGTTTGTGAGAGTGGGGCGTCCACAGCaacacagcaaagcaaaaaGGTCTGTTCGCCCCAACAAGGCCTCAGCTCCCCGAAGAGAGTGGGTG AGCACTGTCAATGATCTGTCTGTGCACAAGCTGACACCTGCAGAGCTG AATCACCGGCATGAGATTCATAAATCTCATAACAAAGCTGCTGCTCAGTGGGAGATGAGAGAGAAGGTCCTGAAACGACGTTTCAGACATGCAGGAAGTCCAGCACCTCTGGATCAATCCAGCCTCCGCATCATCAAAgag GTTTTCTctgaccagctgctgctgcaggatgtGCTGGCCCGCTCTGACAGAGCCATGGCTGTGGTCAAGGACCTATTTGGAGATGCTCCACGGAGACAGACAG GACATCCTAGTGTAACCATGGCTCCAAACTGTCACTCTGATTCAGAATTGCCTGTACTCCAGAGACCAGACCCTCCAACTCAGCTGTCACTGCTCAGCCAGTCGATGATGGACCAGCAG GCTCTCAATGAACTAGAAGCTTCAGGGGAGGACCACAGTGAAGAAGATTCCTATTCTTGTGGCAGTTCAGAGAATCATGTAATTCGAAG GGCCAACATCCGAAAAATGAAGGCAAGGTCTGGGGCCAGAGTGATACAGCAACAGAAAGTCGACCGTCCCAACTATCACCAGGCAGAGAGAGATAATATTCCTGTTACCCCCTGCACATCAGGCAGAGCTCCAGATCAGACAG CTTTGAATGCTTCAGTGGCTGTTCAGCGTGTTCGGTCCAAACAGAACCAGTCAGGGGAAACTATAGAGGAACCTTCAGTTTCTCATGTCCTGAATCCTGACCAGTCAG GAATGTTCAGTAGTCGTACTGGCAGGACCAAGAAGTGTGTTTCTCAGGGTTCAGTGTTCAATGGATCCTCTGTTGCCTCTCTTAGCGGGGACCAGTCCACTCTGGGCCTTCTGCAGACCATGTTGGGTCAGGTGGAGGCAGACTTGGATAGTCTAAGTTCTGACACAATGCCAGGCTCCACTCTGAGACCAGAGCATCAGAGAACCCAAGGTCTAACTGGATTCTCTGTCGCCTTGGTCTCCACGCTTGGACGTTTAGTGCATCTCCTCAAACAG AGGGATGAGGAAGCTCAGAAAGATGCTCAGGAGAGGAGAAAACTGCAGGCGGAGCTGAAAGAGCAGCGAGGGCTGATAAATGCTCTCACTGCTGAGACTATGACTCTGAGAGAAGAGGCTACAACTCTGCAG GAAGTGttgcagcagcagacagcagagcTGGAGCAGAAGTTGGACACAGTAGTGCTGGTGATGGGAGGACTTGGACTGCTGGAGGAACACACTGACCCATCCCAAGACTCTAATGTCAAAGCTGCAG TTTGTCAGTCTGCACCTGCTTCTGAGCAAAAACAAgcttctgtctctcctgctgtcCTGCTCTCCCCGCCTCGGCAGACAGACAACTGGCAACATATTCCTG ATAACCTGCATCCCTTTGAGGACCTCACAGCCTCAGCCTCAAGCCTCACCAGCTCACCTCTCACTAGCCTGCCCTCCACTTCTCTGACTGCAGATCTTCTCCGCTCACAGTGTCCTCCAGAGACCATGCTGGCTGAAATCGCTCAGCTGAGCCAACAGAACAACCTGATTAGGGCCCAGCTCAACCAGGCTATGGGACTGGCATCAGGAGCAGGTGGCTCAACTAGTGGTAGCAGCGAAGAGAGAAGGTTGAGCTCCTATAGCACAGGAAGAATTACACCTCAGAGTGTTGGAGAGAAAAGGACGCCAGGGTCCAGCAGCACAGGCAGACAGAGTCAGAACATCCAAGCTGCTGACAGAAACCAAGTGACTCCTAAG gCAACATCTTCTAATGCCCTTAGTGTGAGCAGTATGGAGCAGCGCCTCCTTGAGCTCAACAGGCAGAGTGCAGCTGCAAGGGGTCGACTGCTGGAGCTTATTGAACAGCAGAAGCAAAGTGTTTCAATAGAagtttctccctctgtctcttccaTCGCTCCTTCTGCCTTCAGCCCACATACAGCAG ATAGAGGAGGAAGTCCGGAGGTGTCCATGCTGCTGCCTGTGCAAGACCATCAGAGACA ATGTGCTCGGTCTGAAGTATCTTCTCCAAGGTTTGGAGGAGAAGCCAGGGATGGCAGAACGCag CAGATGGACAAGCAGAGAGATGGGTGGTTTTCCTTGTCTGCTCATATGAGATGA